From Paenibacillus sp. PK3_47, the proteins below share one genomic window:
- a CDS encoding YuiB family protein, with product MGFIPVFVLAVLFFVMMFGIGFILNMLMKTTWFPAYLFVIVILPVVVYSIWDRSAMTLWQHLTTFHLVDYLTGIAGLAGAVLSGWTIQKLRLGGYKMF from the coding sequence ATGGGATTTATTCCTGTGTTTGTCTTGGCCGTTTTGTTCTTCGTGATGATGTTCGGCATCGGTTTTATCCTCAATATGTTGATGAAGACCACCTGGTTTCCTGCCTACCTGTTTGTAATTGTCATTCTGCCTGTTGTGGTCTATTCGATCTGGGACCGGAGCGCCATGACGCTGTGGCAGCATCTGACGACCTTTCATCTGGTGGATTATCTTACCGGTATCGCCGGGCTGGCGGGCGCTGTGCTCAGCGGCTGGACCATCCAGAAGCTGCGGCTGGGCGGCTACAAAATGTTTTGA
- the sda gene encoding sporulation histidine kinase inhibitor Sda yields MVELSDEMLLDSYHRAIELQLEHDFIALLLAEIRKRNLHSPEHAVLH; encoded by the coding sequence ATGGTTGAATTGTCGGATGAGATGCTGCTTGACTCTTACCATAGAGCAATTGAGCTGCAACTGGAGCATGATTTCATCGCTCTGCTCCTCGCTGAAATTCGCAAACGGAACTTACACTCTCCAGAACATGCGGTTCTTCATTAA
- a CDS encoding GNAT family protein: MLFETERLLIREFVPEDFPAVHSYASDPAVAEHMIWGPNSEEETKSYNNYVIDMQQKIPREGFEFAVVLRAGGVLIGGCGIHISPPRQGEIGYCFHREYWGKGFAAEAAARLIAFGFEDLGLHRIYATCRPGNKASARVMQKAGMTFEGHLREHKWHKGKWHDSCQYSILEQEYKKDFSE; encoded by the coding sequence ATGTTATTTGAAACAGAGCGGCTGCTGATCCGGGAGTTTGTGCCTGAAGATTTCCCCGCTGTTCACAGCTATGCATCAGATCCGGCTGTAGCGGAGCATATGATTTGGGGACCGAATTCGGAAGAAGAAACGAAAAGCTACAATAATTATGTTATAGACATGCAGCAGAAGATCCCGCGTGAAGGCTTCGAGTTCGCCGTAGTTTTGCGGGCCGGCGGTGTGCTGATCGGCGGCTGCGGAATACATATTTCACCTCCCCGCCAGGGGGAGATCGGGTATTGTTTTCACCGGGAATATTGGGGGAAGGGGTTTGCGGCTGAGGCGGCTGCCAGGCTGATTGCCTTCGGATTCGAAGATCTGGGCCTGCACAGAATCTACGCGACCTGCCGGCCGGGGAATAAAGCCTCTGCCAGAGTCATGCAAAAAGCCGGAATGACCTTTGAGGGCCATCTCAGAGAGCATAAGTGGCATAAGGGAAAATGGCATGACTCCTGCCAGTATTCGATACTTGAGCAAGAGTATAAAAAGGATTTCAGCGAATGA
- the hemQ gene encoding hydrogen peroxide-dependent heme synthase, translating to MNEAALTLEGWYALHDFRSLNWTAWTAADDEERAVALEELHAFMQEWGPVEEAKQGSSAVYAIVGQKADFVMMFLRESLEALNALETAFNKIAFAQYTTKAYSYVSIVELSNYAAGGSAGDGSDPMQNPHVAARLKPVLPQAKHICFYPMNKKRELADNWYMLDMEKRRELMYSHGLIGRGYAGKVKQIITGSVGFDDWEWGVTLFAEDALQFKKLVYEMRFDEVSARYGEFGPFYVGNLLTPETFEEMLKL from the coding sequence ATGAACGAAGCCGCTTTGACGCTGGAAGGCTGGTATGCCCTGCATGACTTCCGCTCGCTGAACTGGACAGCCTGGACGGCTGCCGATGACGAGGAACGTGCTGTAGCCCTGGAGGAATTGCATGCTTTTATGCAGGAATGGGGACCGGTGGAGGAAGCCAAGCAAGGAAGCTCGGCAGTATACGCTATCGTCGGCCAGAAGGCTGATTTCGTGATGATGTTCCTGCGCGAAAGCCTGGAAGCACTGAATGCACTTGAAACTGCCTTTAACAAAATCGCGTTTGCCCAATATACGACCAAAGCCTACTCTTATGTAAGTATTGTTGAGCTCAGCAATTACGCTGCGGGCGGCAGCGCGGGAGACGGCAGCGATCCGATGCAGAATCCGCATGTAGCAGCACGGCTCAAGCCGGTTTTGCCGCAAGCCAAGCATATCTGCTTCTACCCGATGAACAAGAAGCGCGAGCTTGCCGACAACTGGTACATGCTCGATATGGAGAAACGGCGGGAGCTGATGTATTCCCACGGGCTGATCGGCCGCGGCTATGCCGGCAAGGTGAAGCAGATCATTACCGGTTCCGTCGGCTTTGACGATTGGGAATGGGGCGTAACCCTGTTCGCTGAAGATGCGCTGCAGTTCAAGAAGCTGGTCTATGAAATGCGTTTTGATGAAGTCAGCGCCCGTTACGGCGAATTCGGTCCTTTCTATGTCGGCAATCTGCTGACTCCGGAGACCTTTGAAGAAATGCTTAAATTGTAA
- a CDS encoding YqzM family protein, with product MDVNAQVRDPREHVNEEPRNDLGDLMAGFFGMTGFMTVVFFGMVIVKFIMSD from the coding sequence ATGGATGTCAACGCGCAGGTCCGTGACCCGCGGGAGCATGTCAACGAAGAGCCCCGCAATGATCTAGGCGATCTAATGGCCGGTTTTTTCGGCATGACGGGATTTATGACTGTGGTCTTTTTCGGCATGGTTATCGTCAAATTTATTATGTCTGACTGA
- a CDS encoding YheC/YheD family protein gives MAGRQLASKWLKTEALLSDARIAGYIPRTMEYSAAGLLKMLKRYGNVVIKPVVGGGGYGVIKVFRDQRGYGFTYMDRTRVYSSFPAMRRSLERAKVRRKYLIQQGISLARINGRPIDYRVKVVKNGPRWEFRSMVGRLARPGLFVTNLCKGGTILSCRQGLRGSLPSVKTSAKKAEMRRLTITCIELMERRFPGIGELGFDYAVDQAGRIWILEVNTRPK, from the coding sequence ATGGCGGGAAGACAACTGGCCAGCAAATGGCTGAAAACCGAGGCGCTGCTTAGCGATGCACGGATTGCCGGTTACATTCCGAGAACGATGGAGTACAGTGCTGCCGGATTGCTCAAAATGCTGAAAAGATACGGGAATGTAGTGATCAAACCGGTTGTCGGCGGCGGGGGTTACGGGGTCATCAAGGTGTTCCGGGACCAGCGGGGATACGGCTTTACTTATATGGACAGAACACGGGTATACAGCAGTTTTCCGGCAATGAGGCGGTCGCTTGAACGGGCAAAGGTCAGACGGAAATATTTAATCCAGCAGGGGATTTCACTGGCGCGCATTAACGGACGCCCCATAGATTACCGTGTAAAAGTAGTCAAGAACGGTCCGCGCTGGGAGTTCCGCTCAATGGTGGGACGGCTGGCCCGCCCCGGCTTGTTCGTAACGAATTTGTGCAAAGGGGGAACGATTCTCAGCTGCCGCCAAGGGCTTAGAGGATCTCTTCCATCTGTTAAAACATCTGCCAAAAAAGCGGAGATGCGCCGTCTGACTATAACATGCATAGAACTGATGGAGCGGCGTTTTCCGGGCATCGGTGAGCTTGGTTTTGATTATGCTGTGGACCAGGCGGGAAGGATTTGGATACTGGAAGTGAATACGAGACCAAAATAA
- the dnaI gene encoding primosomal protein DnaI, translating into MESMGDVLRSMNNSALRQRSRDLEHNLLNHPLVKQLQAEHPELDESRLKINLSRLYQYTEEARNCANCPGLERCPNDFQGHYSKLTVETVNGFPDLYERKTACGLKVAQDNQDSIRKRIRSFYVDERVLNGGYDEMDIMGKDPRRASAVNKIFDYITGVKDEGLTSQGIYLHGTFGTGKTFLMCYLLHELAVAGYSGVIVYMPDFIEDLKSIMMDGQKLKETVDTLKNCDLLIFDDIGAENLNPWARDHVLGAILNYRMNRKPTFYTSNYPLDGLEKHLSFTSKDGEEAYKGQRLMDRIAPFVEVIPLHGENQRGRGK; encoded by the coding sequence ATGGAATCTATGGGCGATGTGCTGCGTTCGATGAACAATTCCGCTCTGCGCCAGCGTTCCCGTGATCTTGAGCACAATCTGCTGAATCATCCGCTGGTCAAGCAGCTGCAGGCGGAGCATCCCGAGCTGGATGAGTCGCGGCTGAAGATTAACTTGAGCCGGCTGTATCAATATACTGAGGAGGCCCGCAACTGTGCGAACTGCCCCGGCCTTGAACGGTGTCCCAATGATTTTCAGGGACACTACAGCAAGCTGACAGTCGAAACGGTTAATGGCTTTCCGGATCTGTATGAACGCAAGACAGCCTGCGGTCTCAAAGTGGCCCAGGACAACCAGGACAGCATCCGCAAACGGATCCGCAGTTTTTATGTGGATGAACGCGTGCTGAACGGCGGTTATGACGAGATGGATATTATGGGCAAGGACCCGCGCCGGGCCTCAGCCGTAAATAAAATATTTGATTACATCACAGGAGTTAAGGACGAGGGTCTGACTTCCCAGGGGATCTATCTGCACGGCACCTTCGGAACAGGCAAAACCTTTCTGATGTGCTATCTGCTCCACGAGCTGGCGGTGGCCGGTTACAGCGGCGTGATCGTCTATATGCCTGATTTTATTGAGGATCTGAAATCCATTATGATGGACGGCCAGAAGCTGAAGGAGACTGTCGATACTCTAAAGAACTGTGATCTGCTGATTTTTGATGATATCGGGGCGGAGAATTTGAATCCGTGGGCGCGTGATCATGTGCTGGGGGCAATCCTCAACTACCGCATGAACCGCAAGCCTACCTTCTATACCTCCAATTATCCGCTGGACGGGCTGGAGAAGCACTTGAGCTTTACCAGTAAAGACGGCGAAGAGGCCTATAAGGGACAGCGGCTGATGGACCGGATTGCCCCGTTCGTGGAAGTGATCCCTCTGCATGGGGAGAATCAGCGCGGCAGGGGGAAATAG
- a CDS encoding DnaD domain protein — translation MRMSNLHHFTEHHRYCVSREFGLSSVDSRMLSSVYQPMVGAFAISLYRLLFEHIPAEAIGYSDVEQQRRLFMTLGVEPNEKGRKYLVDQASRLEAVGLLQTCRIYAAESDDYMYEYELLPPLSPADFFATQHLTLLLRDKIGKFAVLSLREQFWNREPEEWSRQSIGKENISLPFYDIFQLNTHVIDYELEQALAEVATVRQPGMHEKSEPAIGYSDIILRFPRESVNRMHVEKLRFDHAQMGIINYVAHKYELSPQDLCRLLDEDGVFTPDGEVILDALQYKASQHFRQDMKRQEKREIAAAKVVALRSAASGEDEAIAPPEQSVEMEYYVEVPPQFLSKCDIHQYNMMLRNEPYTRLLQTFFPGAVPGQLMDIFEKIDLNYKLSGEVINVLIHYLMTMVASGGEQRMNRNFVEAIASNMLVKQVNTYEKAVRYIRDQSKVKGKGSGAAPASGTRQRSYAKSGGRSPKPEIPMVADDGSAGTVSEEEFAAMMKKAAEIKASKKKGVSKTP, via the coding sequence ATGCGCATGAGCAACCTGCATCATTTCACCGAACATCACCGGTACTGTGTTTCCCGCGAATTCGGTTTGAGTAGTGTAGACAGCCGTATGCTCAGCTCCGTATACCAGCCGATGGTCGGGGCTTTTGCTATCAGTTTGTACAGGCTGCTGTTCGAGCATATTCCGGCCGAGGCCATCGGCTACTCCGATGTGGAGCAGCAGCGCAGGCTGTTTATGACACTGGGAGTGGAACCGAATGAGAAGGGCCGTAAATATTTAGTGGATCAGGCTTCCCGGCTTGAGGCGGTGGGACTGCTCCAGACCTGCCGGATCTATGCTGCGGAATCCGATGATTATATGTATGAGTACGAACTGCTGCCGCCGCTTTCGCCGGCTGATTTTTTTGCAACCCAGCATTTGACGCTGCTGCTGCGTGACAAGATCGGCAAATTCGCCGTGCTGTCGCTGCGCGAGCAGTTCTGGAACCGGGAACCGGAGGAATGGAGCCGCCAGTCGATCGGCAAAGAGAATATTTCACTGCCCTTTTATGATATCTTTCAATTAAATACACATGTTATAGATTATGAGCTGGAGCAGGCATTGGCCGAAGTGGCGACTGTCCGTCAGCCGGGTATGCACGAGAAAAGTGAGCCGGCTATCGGCTACAGTGACATTATCCTGCGTTTTCCGCGGGAATCGGTCAACCGGATGCATGTCGAGAAGCTGCGCTTTGATCATGCCCAGATGGGCATAATTAATTATGTAGCGCATAAGTACGAGCTGAGTCCGCAGGATTTATGCCGCCTGCTTGATGAGGACGGGGTATTCACGCCGGATGGCGAGGTGATTCTGGACGCGCTGCAGTATAAGGCCAGCCAGCATTTCCGCCAGGATATGAAGCGCCAGGAGAAGCGGGAGATTGCCGCAGCCAAAGTCGTAGCCCTGCGCTCTGCCGCCAGCGGAGAAGATGAAGCCATTGCTCCGCCGGAGCAATCCGTCGAGATGGAATATTATGTGGAGGTTCCGCCGCAGTTCCTCAGCAAATGCGATATACACCAATATAATATGATGCTGCGGAACGAGCCTTATACACGGCTGCTCCAGACTTTTTTTCCGGGAGCTGTTCCGGGTCAGCTGATGGATATCTTCGAGAAAATCGATCTGAACTATAAATTAAGCGGTGAAGTCATCAATGTGCTGATTCACTATCTGATGACCATGGTGGCCTCCGGCGGCGAACAGCGGATGAACCGCAATTTCGTTGAGGCGATTGCCTCCAACATGCTTGTGAAGCAGGTGAACACGTACGAGAAGGCGGTACGTTATATCCGGGACCAGTCCAAGGTCAAAGGCAAAGGGTCGGGTGCAGCGCCAGCGTCCGGTACGCGCCAGCGTTCCTATGCCAAGAGCGGCGGACGGTCACCCAAGCCGGAAATTCCGATGGTGGCGGATGACGGCAGTGCCGGAACCGTATCGGAAGAGGAATTCGCGGCGATGATGAAGAAGGCGGCCGAGATTAAGGCCAGCAAGAAAAAAGGCGTATCCAAAACGCCATAA
- a CDS encoding MFS transporter produces the protein MKLKMNLKAADFHPVAWGVILGTFLSRTGFFMTIPFLGIYLGKVKGMDPATIGAILAVSLFAGTWGSFIGGAVSDRLGRYPVMIVSMGLWSLVFAGFAFANATPAFFILSGLNGLFRSLFEPTARALLADVTPAERRTDVFNARYFAINVGGAIGPLIGLQLGIGGTSSMLPFMLSAAIYALYAVLLTGFSFRYKLQSGQNADAVPVRQMVTIIFTDRVFLYFLIGNIFVFGAYSHLDTTLSQYIGHDRIGVYSYLFVINTLSVILLQYPLAKLMKRFSSMLALKAGCIFFGLGLLGLGTFDHLFLLGFSMVVFTVGEILCFVIGDVLIGEIAPAHLRGSYYGASGFAFIGQSLSTWIGGMLLQHLGFDQGPLIFSILMLLTFIAYPFFYKGQQLREQQISKASV, from the coding sequence ATGAAGTTAAAAATGAATTTGAAGGCAGCGGACTTTCATCCGGTTGCCTGGGGTGTAATCTTGGGTACCTTTTTATCACGCACCGGCTTTTTTATGACCATTCCATTCCTTGGCATTTACCTGGGTAAAGTTAAGGGAATGGACCCGGCAACGATCGGTGCCATATTGGCGGTAAGCCTGTTCGCAGGTACCTGGGGAAGCTTTATAGGAGGTGCAGTATCCGACCGTCTCGGGCGTTATCCGGTGATGATTGTCTCCATGGGCTTGTGGAGTCTGGTTTTTGCCGGCTTCGCTTTTGCAAATGCCACCCCGGCATTTTTCATACTAAGCGGCTTGAACGGCCTGTTCCGCAGTCTGTTTGAACCTACTGCACGGGCATTACTTGCGGATGTAACCCCTGCTGAACGCCGTACAGACGTGTTCAACGCCAGATATTTTGCAATTAATGTCGGCGGAGCCATCGGTCCTTTAATTGGGCTGCAGCTCGGTATTGGGGGCACTTCGTCCATGCTGCCCTTTATGCTAAGTGCCGCTATCTACGCCCTGTACGCGGTTCTTCTGACCGGCTTCAGCTTCAGATACAAACTTCAGTCCGGGCAGAATGCGGATGCAGTTCCGGTAAGGCAAATGGTGACCATCATTTTTACCGACAGGGTGTTCCTTTACTTTCTGATCGGAAATATCTTCGTGTTCGGAGCTTATTCCCATTTGGATACGACCTTGTCCCAGTATATCGGCCATGACCGGATCGGCGTGTATTCGTATCTGTTTGTCATCAATACACTTTCAGTCATCCTGCTGCAATATCCGCTGGCGAAGCTGATGAAGCGGTTCTCGTCCATGCTTGCCTTAAAGGCCGGATGTATATTTTTCGGGCTCGGCCTGCTCGGACTCGGGACGTTTGACCATTTGTTCCTGCTCGGCTTTTCGATGGTAGTGTTTACGGTGGGTGAAATTCTCTGCTTTGTCATAGGCGATGTGCTGATCGGAGAGATTGCACCGGCACACCTGAGGGGCTCTTATTACGGGGCAAGCGGATTTGCCTTTATCGGACAGAGCCTGAGCACCTGGATAGGCGGTATGCTGCTCCAGCATCTGGGCTTTGACCAAGGCCCCCTGATATTCAGCATCCTCATGCTGCTTACCTTTATCGCCTATCCTTTCTTCTATAAAGGGCAGCAGCTGCGGGAGCAGCAGATATCCAAAGCCTCCGTATAA
- a CDS encoding ABC transporter substrate-binding protein, with protein MLTATLHFLELRRYFADHELQEPFHTTVAKLTEIWHCTPRYSKLIIRKLCGLGLVQWQAGQGRGNTSLLTLVGDFDNILLRESKLRMEEGNVTEAMELMNRFGGYETKERFRNWLSEQMGFSTRTVLNTLQDTLQFPVYRKIFTLDPGRVYYAFDCHVAGQLFNTLVEYNQEQRKVVPCIAHSWECSGDAREWIFHLRKGVMFHHGRELTADDVIFTLNRFLRNPGAYEASWMFQDIEGIEAIDSRTVRIRLQEPNYLFLRFLCTVQASVVPEDVMRNKGAEFELQPVGTGSFRMVRLDEGICSLEAFQTHFRGRPHLDRVEILIFSGVESGYFGEPDWTVVMSSHGDTSQKHRKVLGDGGGVWLDVETLFSCCNLLVFNQDKKGVHNRLLFRQVLDHIIDRERIISELGEDRIHPAYGFRYQEGGQVKGAESSPKLDDSQLISLLAASGYRGEIFRLAVGSFHYADALWIQKQAERYGIKVEVEVIDRIEEGEGGYMSSQHDARLFGSVLGNDEVSELQMYLQKNYLLSAFDQPTFEAVNDQIRQILREEDEGKRQHGLAALEQILRDTTAVLFLVHKKSNASHHESVRGVSINAYGWLDFHTIWFHPQGAHRKLVH; from the coding sequence ATGCTGACTGCCACACTGCATTTTTTAGAGCTTCGCCGTTACTTTGCCGACCATGAGCTGCAGGAGCCTTTCCACACCACTGTCGCTAAACTTACCGAGATCTGGCATTGCACGCCGCGGTATTCAAAGCTGATTATCCGGAAGCTCTGCGGGTTAGGGCTTGTTCAGTGGCAGGCCGGCCAGGGGCGCGGAAATACCTCTTTACTGACCCTGGTGGGCGATTTCGACAATATTCTGCTGCGTGAATCAAAGCTCAGAATGGAAGAGGGAAATGTAACAGAGGCGATGGAGCTGATGAACAGGTTCGGAGGGTATGAAACCAAAGAGCGATTCAGGAACTGGCTCTCTGAACAGATGGGCTTCTCTACGCGGACAGTGCTCAATACCTTGCAGGATACGCTGCAGTTCCCTGTGTACCGCAAAATATTTACGCTGGACCCGGGCCGGGTCTATTATGCTTTTGATTGCCACGTGGCCGGCCAGCTGTTCAATACACTGGTGGAATATAACCAGGAACAACGGAAAGTGGTGCCTTGTATTGCCCACTCCTGGGAATGCAGCGGGGATGCGCGCGAATGGATTTTCCATTTAAGAAAAGGGGTGATGTTTCATCACGGAAGAGAGCTGACTGCGGATGATGTCATCTTTACACTGAACCGTTTCCTTCGTAACCCCGGTGCCTATGAAGCAAGCTGGATGTTTCAGGATATTGAAGGGATAGAGGCTATAGATTCCAGAACTGTACGGATTCGTCTGCAGGAACCGAATTATTTATTTTTGAGATTTCTGTGTACCGTCCAAGCCAGTGTTGTGCCTGAGGATGTAATGCGTAATAAAGGGGCGGAGTTTGAACTCCAGCCGGTAGGTACCGGTTCCTTCCGCATGGTACGGCTGGATGAAGGGATCTGCAGCCTGGAAGCCTTCCAGACCCATTTCCGCGGCAGGCCGCATCTGGACCGTGTGGAGATTCTTATTTTTTCAGGCGTGGAATCGGGTTATTTCGGGGAGCCTGACTGGACGGTGGTTATGTCCTCACACGGGGATACTTCACAAAAACACCGGAAAGTGCTTGGAGACGGCGGCGGTGTATGGCTTGATGTGGAGACGCTGTTCTCCTGCTGCAATCTGCTTGTATTCAATCAGGATAAGAAGGGGGTACATAACCGCCTTTTGTTCCGGCAAGTGCTTGATCACATCATTGACCGTGAGCGCATCATATCCGAGCTGGGGGAAGACCGCATTCATCCGGCATACGGATTCCGCTACCAGGAAGGCGGGCAAGTTAAGGGGGCAGAAAGCAGTCCGAAGCTTGATGATTCACAGCTTATTTCCTTGCTTGCAGCAAGCGGCTACCGCGGTGAAATATTCCGGCTGGCCGTGGGTTCTTTTCACTATGCGGATGCACTCTGGATTCAGAAACAAGCCGAAAGGTACGGGATCAAAGTGGAAGTTGAAGTCATTGACCGTATTGAGGAGGGGGAGGGCGGGTATATGTCTTCACAGCATGATGCCCGATTGTTTGGCAGTGTGCTCGGAAATGATGAAGTAAGCGAGCTTCAGATGTACCTGCAGAAAAACTATCTGTTGTCCGCCTTCGATCAGCCCACATTTGAAGCTGTAAATGATCAAATCAGGCAAATACTCAGGGAAGAGGATGAAGGGAAAAGGCAGCATGGGCTGGCCGCACTCGAACAGATTCTCAGGGATACAACTGCGGTATTATTCCTCGTTCACAAGAAAAGCAATGCATCCCACCATGAATCCGTCCGGGGAGTCTCCATTAACGCCTACGGCTGGCTTGACTTTCATACAATCTGGTTCCATCCCCAGGGTGCACACCGGAAGCTGGTCCATTAA
- a CDS encoding NAD(P)/FAD-dependent oxidoreductase, with product MSSIPKIVILGAGYGGILTAQRLQKALNYNEADVTLVNRHEYHYFTTHLHMPAAGTDSIEHTRVSISKLIDEFKIDLVKSSVQEIRTQQKKVILEDGTLSYDYLVIALGGEPETFGIPGLDKYALTIRSINSVRLIREHIEYQFAKYKNENSAQEHINFVVGGAGFSGIEFVAELADRIPALCKEYDVDPGMVNIYNIEAAPTALPGFAPELVEHAMTVLSKKGVTFKMGVAIKECLPGGVILATGEEIKASTIVWTGGIRGNRLIEAAGFEAMRGRVKVDDYLHAPGHENIFIIGDGSLMINPEGRPYPPTAQIAMQQGECCAHNLVAAIRGQQPKKFAFSNKGTVASLGKGQGIAVVGDKTYKGWTAAQLKKLVDMRYLFIIGGISLVLKKGRFL from the coding sequence ATGAGCAGTATTCCCAAAATTGTTATCCTAGGCGCGGGATATGGAGGTATTTTGACCGCCCAGCGGCTGCAGAAAGCTTTGAACTATAATGAAGCGGATGTAACGCTGGTTAACCGCCATGAGTACCACTATTTCACCACACACCTGCATATGCCCGCTGCGGGAACAGACAGCATTGAACATACACGCGTCTCTATTTCCAAGCTGATTGATGAATTCAAGATTGATCTTGTGAAATCTTCCGTGCAGGAAATCCGTACCCAACAGAAAAAAGTAATCCTTGAAGACGGTACATTATCTTATGATTATCTTGTAATTGCACTGGGCGGCGAGCCGGAAACCTTCGGCATTCCGGGACTTGATAAATACGCGCTTACCATCCGCAGCATTAATTCCGTCCGTCTGATCCGTGAACATATTGAATATCAATTTGCCAAATACAAGAATGAGAACAGCGCGCAGGAGCATATCAATTTCGTCGTCGGCGGCGCGGGCTTCAGCGGCATTGAGTTCGTAGCCGAGCTGGCTGACCGCATTCCGGCCCTGTGCAAAGAATATGATGTGGATCCGGGTATGGTTAATATCTACAATATTGAAGCTGCACCTACAGCACTGCCGGGCTTTGCTCCCGAGCTGGTAGAGCATGCCATGACCGTGCTCTCCAAGAAGGGTGTAACCTTCAAGATGGGAGTGGCGATCAAGGAGTGCCTGCCGGGCGGTGTTATTCTGGCGACAGGGGAAGAGATCAAGGCTTCCACGATTGTCTGGACCGGCGGAATCCGGGGCAACCGTCTGATTGAAGCGGCAGGCTTTGAAGCTATGCGCGGACGTGTGAAGGTGGATGATTATTTGCATGCTCCTGGACATGAGAATATCTTCATTATCGGTGACGGGTCCCTGATGATTAATCCGGAGGGCCGTCCTTATCCGCCGACAGCCCAGATTGCCATGCAGCAGGGCGAATGCTGTGCGCATAATCTTGTAGCTGCGATCCGCGGCCAGCAGCCGAAGAAATTTGCCTTCAGCAACAAAGGTACTGTCGCTTCACTCGGTAAAGGACAAGGCATTGCCGTTGTCGGTGACAAGACCTACAAAGGCTGGACGGCAGCCCAGCTCAAGAAGCTCGTGGATATGCGCTACCTGTTCATCATCGGCGGCATATCGCTTGTACTCAAAAAAGGAAGATTCCTTTAA
- a CDS encoding NAD(P)/FAD-dependent oxidoreductase: MSDLLIIGGGPAGMFAAFYGGMRQASVTLIESMPQLGGQLAALYPEKYIYDVAGFPKVTAQELVDNLSRQMDLFQSDIRLEEKVVSVEKRDERHFVVTTDKAEYHSKAVIITAGVGAFEPRRLELPEAPRFEKANLHYFVNDLNAFKDKKVLISGGGDSAVDWALMLEPIAEQVTLIHRRDKFRAHEHSVEKLMASKVNVITPTEITELHGEEFITKVTLSHIKTKETQEIEVDSVIVNFGFVSSLGPIAQWGIEIESNSIVVDSRMETSIPGIFAAGDITTYPGKLKLIAVGFGEAPTAVNNAKVYIDPDAKLSPGHSSNLKL; this comes from the coding sequence ATGAGCGATCTGCTTATTATAGGTGGAGGGCCGGCCGGCATGTTCGCCGCTTTTTATGGCGGGATGCGCCAGGCATCGGTAACACTTATTGAAAGTATGCCCCAGCTGGGGGGGCAGCTCGCTGCTCTTTATCCTGAAAAATATATCTACGACGTAGCCGGATTCCCCAAAGTGACCGCACAGGAGCTGGTGGATAACCTCTCCCGGCAAATGGACCTGTTCCAGTCTGATATCCGGCTGGAAGAGAAGGTTGTATCCGTTGAGAAGCGGGATGAACGCCATTTCGTCGTGACTACCGATAAAGCGGAGTACCACAGTAAAGCGGTAATTATTACTGCAGGCGTAGGCGCCTTTGAACCACGCCGTCTGGAGCTGCCTGAAGCACCGCGGTTTGAGAAGGCGAACCTGCATTACTTTGTAAATGATCTCAATGCCTTCAAGGACAAAAAAGTGCTGATCAGCGGCGGAGGCGACTCTGCAGTGGATTGGGCGCTGATGCTGGAGCCGATCGCAGAGCAGGTAACACTGATTCACCGCCGCGATAAGTTCCGCGCACATGAGCACAGTGTAGAGAAGCTGATGGCTTCCAAGGTAAATGTGATTACCCCTACGGAGATTACCGAACTGCACGGGGAAGAATTCATTACCAAGGTAACCCTGTCGCATATCAAAACCAAAGAAACCCAGGAGATCGAAGTGGACAGTGTCATCGTCAATTTCGGCTTCGTGTCCTCGCTTGGACCAATTGCACAGTGGGGCATTGAGATTGAGAGCAATTCCATTGTCGTGGATTCACGTATGGAAACAAGTATTCCGGGAATTTTCGCCGCCGGCGATATTACCACTTATCCGGGCAAGCTGAAGCTGATCGCTGTCGGATTCGGGGAAGCGCCTACCGCTGTGAACAACGCCAAGGTGTATATTGACCCTGATGCCAAGCTGTCACCGGGACATAGCAGTAACCTCAAGCTCTAA